Proteins encoded together in one Chroicocephalus ridibundus chromosome 13, bChrRid1.1, whole genome shotgun sequence window:
- the CLDN5 gene encoding claudin-5, which yields MTSAALEILGLGLGILGWVGVILACGLPMWQVSAFIEANIVVAQTIWEGLWMNCVVQSTGQMQCKVYDSILALPAEVQAGRALTVLVALLGLVALMVTVVGAQCTNCIRPGKVKSRIVIAGGAIYILCGVLVLVPLCWFANIVIRDFYDPTVPTSKKREMGAALYIGWAATALLLFGGCLICCCSCSQRDETSFPVKYSAPRRPTSNGEYDKKNYV from the coding sequence ATGACTTCGGCGGCGCTGGAGATTTTGGGGCTGGGGTTGGGCATCCTGGGGTGGGTGGGAGTGATCCTGGCTTGCGGGTTGCCCATGTGGCAAGTGTCGGCTTTCATCGAAGCGAACATCGTGGTGGCTCAGACCATctgggaagggctgtggatgAACTGCGTGGTGCAGAGCACGGGGCAGATGCAGTGCAAGGTGTACGACTCCATCCTGGCACTGCCGGCCGAGGTGCAGGCGGGTCGGGCGCTGACCGTCCTCgtggcgctgctggggctggtggccctgATGGTGACCGTGGTGGGCGCCCAGTGCACCAACTGCATCCGACCCGGCAAGGTGAAGTCCCGCATCGTGATCGCCGGCGGGGCCATCTACATCCTCTGCGGGGTCCTGGTCCTCGTCCCGCTCTGCTGGTTCGCCAACATCGTCATCAGGGACTTCTACGACCCCACGGTGCCAACCTCCAAGAAGCGGGAGATGGGGGCCGCGCTCTACATCGGCTGGGCAGCCACGGCCCTGCTGCTCTTCGGGGGCTGcctcatctgctgctgctcctgctcccagcgCGACGAGACCTCCTTCCCGGTCAAGTACTCCGCGCCGCGGCGACCCACCTCTAACGGCGAGTACGACAAGAAGAACTACGTCTga